The following proteins are encoded in a genomic region of Xanthomonas citri pv. mangiferaeindicae:
- a CDS encoding tryptophan halogenase — MNEHQGPPGRIRKVVIAGGGTAGWLAACALAHQFRDRLDITLVESEQIGTVGVGESTVPPIRTFHRFLQIDEQAFLRAVSGTFKLSISFEHWRRPGDRYIHPFGATGQGTWAAAFHHFWLDSLRRRMPSELGDFCLETLASRADRFSLDTDPQVNYAYHLDAGLYAKFLRAQAERHGLVRVEGRIETVVRHAISGHVEALVLDGDRRVDGDLFIDCTGFRGLLIEQTLQTGYEDWSQWLPCDRAVAVQTEPMGPPVPYTRAIAHEAGWRWHIPLQHRVGCGLVFSSRYMSDDQAQAKLLRDVGARPLRDPWVVPFRTGRRRRAWNGNVVSLGLASGFIEPLESTSLHLTISAVVRLIQLFPFEGISPTLVELFNAVSRAEMEHVRDFIILHYHATQRDEPLWAACRDMALPPSLEARLQAWRERAHAWQGADELFRVDSWTHVLLGQGIVPRQHHPLARALRDEDLRHLLRAIREPVERAVEQMPSQQAFIDRYCKADAAVWGTRPVVR; from the coding sequence CCGCGTGTGCGCTCGCCCACCAGTTCCGGGACCGGTTGGACATCACGCTGGTGGAATCCGAGCAGATCGGCACGGTGGGCGTGGGGGAATCCACTGTGCCGCCGATCCGCACCTTCCACCGCTTCCTGCAGATCGATGAGCAGGCGTTCCTGCGCGCAGTGTCGGGCACGTTCAAGCTCTCGATTTCGTTCGAGCACTGGCGGCGGCCCGGCGATCGCTACATCCACCCCTTTGGTGCCACAGGACAGGGGACGTGGGCCGCGGCCTTCCATCATTTCTGGCTCGACAGCCTGCGCCGGAGGATGCCGTCGGAACTGGGCGACTTCTGCCTGGAGACGCTTGCCTCGCGCGCCGACCGGTTCTCGCTCGACACCGATCCGCAGGTCAACTACGCCTACCATCTCGACGCCGGCCTCTATGCGAAGTTCCTGCGCGCGCAGGCCGAGCGCCATGGCCTGGTGCGCGTCGAGGGCCGGATCGAAACGGTCGTGCGCCATGCGATCAGCGGCCATGTCGAGGCCCTGGTGCTGGATGGGGACCGGCGGGTCGATGGCGACCTGTTCATCGATTGCACCGGCTTTCGCGGTCTGCTGATCGAGCAGACCCTGCAGACCGGGTACGAGGACTGGAGCCAGTGGCTGCCCTGCGACCGGGCGGTCGCGGTCCAGACCGAGCCGATGGGTCCGCCCGTGCCGTACACGCGCGCGATCGCGCATGAGGCGGGCTGGCGATGGCATATCCCGTTGCAGCATCGGGTCGGCTGCGGTCTGGTGTTTTCCAGTCGGTACATGTCCGACGATCAGGCGCAGGCCAAGCTGCTGCGCGATGTCGGCGCGCGGCCGCTGCGCGATCCCTGGGTGGTGCCGTTTCGGACCGGACGTCGGCGCCGGGCCTGGAACGGCAACGTGGTCTCGCTGGGCCTGGCCAGCGGTTTCATCGAACCTCTGGAATCGACCAGCCTGCACTTGACCATCAGTGCGGTCGTGCGGCTGATCCAGCTGTTCCCGTTCGAGGGCATCTCACCGACGCTGGTCGAGCTGTTCAACGCAGTCAGTCGCGCGGAGATGGAACACGTGCGGGATTTCATCATCCTGCATTACCACGCCACCCAGCGCGACGAGCCCCTGTGGGCGGCGTGCCGGGACATGGCGCTGCCGCCATCGCTGGAGGCCCGGCTGCAGGCCTGGCGCGAGCGCGCGCATGCCTGGCAGGGCGCCGATGAGCTCTTCCGGGTCGATTCGTGGACGCATGTGCTGCTGGGGCAGGGCATCGTGCCCCGGCAGCATCATCCTCTGGCGCGTGCGCTGCGCGACGAGGACCTGCGTCATTTGCTGCGCGCGATCCGCGAGCCGGTCGAACGTGCAGTCGAGCAGATGCCCTCCCAGCAGGCCTTCATCGATCGCTACTGTAAGGCGGATGCGGCGGTGTGGGGCACGCGACCCGTGGTGCGGTAG
- a CDS encoding F0F1 ATP synthase subunit delta, which produces MTLTIARPYARAAFAIARDAGRFAPWSDALAFSARIAADPQAATVLGHPALAHADAVALLAPEGADEAFASFLALLAENGRLPQLPEIAGLYEQLRAEAEHVVLAKITSATALPDTEIEQIRSALKRRFGREVQVETAVDDTLIGGAVIAAGDVVIDGSLKGKLARLQSALAH; this is translated from the coding sequence ATGACGCTGACGATCGCCCGTCCCTATGCCCGCGCCGCGTTCGCGATCGCGCGCGACGCCGGCCGGTTTGCACCGTGGTCGGACGCGCTGGCGTTCTCGGCGCGCATCGCCGCCGATCCGCAGGCCGCCACGGTGCTGGGTCACCCGGCGCTGGCGCATGCCGATGCCGTCGCGCTGCTCGCCCCCGAGGGTGCGGACGAGGCGTTCGCCTCGTTCCTGGCGTTGCTGGCCGAGAACGGCCGGCTGCCGCAGCTGCCCGAGATCGCCGGACTCTACGAGCAACTGCGCGCCGAGGCCGAACACGTGGTGCTGGCCAAGATCACCTCGGCGACCGCGCTGCCCGACACCGAGATCGAGCAGATCCGCAGCGCGCTCAAGCGTCGCTTCGGTCGCGAGGTCCAGGTCGAGACCGCGGTCGACGACACGCTGATCGGCGGCGCGGTGATCGCGGCGGGCGATGTGGTGATCGACGGCTCGCTGAAGGGCAAGCTGGCACGCCTGCAGTCCGCGCTGGCGCACTGA
- a CDS encoding F0F1 ATP synthase subunit alpha, with the protein MATTHLNPSEISELIKSRIEKVKLSAESRNEGTVTSVSDGIVRLHGLADVMQGEMIELPNDTFALALNLERDSVGAVVLGDYEHLREGDVAKTTGRILEVPVGPELLGRVVNALGEPIDGKGPIDAKLSAPVERVAPGVIWRKSVDQPVQTGYKSVDAMIPIGRGQRELVIGDRQTGKTAMAIDAVINQKNTGIKCVYVAIGQKASTVANIVRRLEENGALAHTIVVAATASESAAMQYISAYSGCTMGEYFMDRGQDALIVYDDLSKQAVAYRQISLLLKRPPGREAYPGDVFYLHSRLLERAARVSEEYVEKFTNGEVKGQTGSLTALPIIETQAGDVSAFVPTNVISITDGQIFLETDLFNAGIRPAVNAGISVSRVGGSAQTKIIKKLSGGIRISLAQYRELAAFAQFASDLDEATRKQLERGQRVTELMKQKQYRPMSIAHQALSIYAVNEGYLDDVPVSKILAFEEGLHAHFDNTDGALIEKINASGGWNDEIEAAFKKGISEFKATGSF; encoded by the coding sequence ATGGCTACCACGCACCTCAATCCCTCCGAGATCAGCGAGCTGATCAAGTCCCGCATCGAGAAGGTCAAGCTGTCCGCCGAGTCGCGCAACGAAGGCACGGTCACCAGCGTGTCCGACGGCATCGTGCGTCTGCACGGCCTGGCCGACGTGATGCAGGGCGAGATGATCGAACTGCCCAACGACACCTTCGCGCTGGCGCTCAACCTCGAGCGCGATTCGGTCGGCGCGGTGGTGCTGGGCGACTACGAGCACCTGCGCGAAGGCGACGTGGCCAAGACCACCGGTCGCATCCTCGAAGTGCCGGTCGGTCCGGAGCTGCTGGGCCGCGTGGTCAATGCGCTCGGCGAGCCGATCGACGGCAAGGGCCCGATCGACGCCAAGCTCAGTGCGCCGGTCGAGCGCGTGGCGCCGGGCGTGATCTGGCGCAAGTCGGTCGACCAGCCGGTGCAGACCGGCTACAAGTCGGTCGACGCGATGATCCCGATCGGCCGCGGCCAGCGCGAGCTGGTCATCGGCGACCGTCAGACCGGCAAGACCGCGATGGCGATCGACGCGGTGATCAACCAGAAGAATACCGGCATCAAGTGCGTGTACGTGGCGATCGGCCAGAAGGCCTCGACCGTCGCCAACATCGTGCGTCGCCTCGAAGAGAACGGCGCGCTGGCGCACACCATCGTCGTTGCTGCGACCGCGTCCGAGTCGGCCGCGATGCAGTACATCAGCGCCTATTCGGGCTGCACGATGGGCGAGTACTTCATGGATCGCGGTCAGGACGCGCTGATCGTCTATGACGACCTGTCCAAGCAGGCGGTGGCCTACCGTCAGATTTCGCTGCTGCTCAAGCGTCCGCCGGGCCGTGAAGCGTATCCGGGCGACGTGTTCTACCTGCATTCGCGTCTGCTCGAGCGCGCCGCGCGCGTGTCCGAGGAGTACGTCGAGAAGTTCACCAATGGCGAGGTCAAGGGCCAGACCGGTTCGCTGACCGCGCTGCCGATCATCGAGACCCAGGCCGGCGACGTGTCCGCATTCGTGCCGACCAACGTGATCTCGATCACCGACGGCCAGATCTTCCTGGAAACCGATCTGTTCAACGCCGGCATCCGCCCGGCCGTGAACGCTGGTATTTCGGTCTCGCGCGTCGGCGGCTCGGCGCAGACCAAGATCATCAAGAAGCTTTCGGGCGGCATCCGTATCTCGCTGGCGCAGTACCGCGAGCTGGCGGCATTCGCACAGTTCGCCTCCGATCTCGACGAAGCGACCCGCAAGCAGCTCGAGCGCGGCCAGCGCGTCACCGAGCTGATGAAGCAGAAGCAGTATCGGCCGATGTCGATCGCCCATCAGGCGCTGTCGATCTATGCGGTCAACGAGGGCTACCTCGACGACGTGCCGGTCTCCAAGATCCTCGCGTTCGAAGAAGGCCTGCATGCCCACTTCGACAACACCGACGGCGCGCTGATCGAGAAGATCAACGCCTCGGGCGGCTGGAACGACGAGATCGAGGCGGCGTTCAAGAAGGGCATCAGCGAGTTCAAGGCCACCGGCTCCTTCTGA
- a CDS encoding F0F1 ATP synthase subunit beta — MSQGKIVQIIGAVVDVEFARNEVPKVYDALKVDGTQITLEVQQQLGDGIVRAIALGSTDGLKRNLVAVNTGRGIAVPVGTGTLGRIMDVLGRPIDEAGDVQASDHWEIHRAAPSYEDQASTTELLETGIKVIDLMCPFAKGGKVGLFGGAGVGKTVNMMELINNIAKAHEGLSVFAGVGERTREGNDFYHEMKDSNVLDKVAMVYGQMNEPPGNRLRVALTGLTMAEYFRDEKDESGKGKDVLLFVDNIYRYTLAGTEVSALLGRMPSAVGYQPTLAEEMGVLQERITSTKSGSITSIQAVYVPADDLTDPSPATTFAHLDSTVTLSRNIASLGIYPAVDPLDSTSRQMDPNVIGNEHYETAQRVQSTLQKYKELKDIIAILGMDELSEEDKQAVSRARKIERFFSQPFHVAEVFTGSPGKYVPLKETIRGFKGIVDGEYDHLPEQAFYMVGSIDEAVEKAKKIAA, encoded by the coding sequence ATGAGTCAGGGCAAGATCGTTCAGATCATCGGCGCCGTCGTCGACGTCGAGTTCGCGCGCAACGAGGTACCGAAGGTCTACGACGCACTGAAGGTCGACGGGACCCAGATCACGCTGGAAGTGCAGCAGCAGCTCGGCGACGGCATCGTGCGCGCGATCGCGCTCGGTTCCACCGACGGCCTAAAGCGCAACCTGGTGGCCGTCAACACCGGCCGCGGCATCGCGGTGCCGGTCGGCACCGGCACCCTGGGCCGGATCATGGACGTGCTGGGTCGCCCGATCGACGAAGCCGGCGACGTGCAGGCCTCCGACCACTGGGAAATCCACCGCGCGGCGCCGTCGTACGAAGATCAGGCTTCGACCACCGAGCTGCTCGAGACCGGCATCAAGGTCATCGACCTGATGTGTCCGTTCGCCAAGGGCGGCAAGGTCGGCCTGTTCGGCGGCGCCGGCGTGGGCAAGACCGTCAACATGATGGAACTGATCAACAACATCGCCAAGGCGCACGAAGGCCTGTCGGTGTTCGCCGGCGTCGGCGAGCGGACCCGTGAGGGCAACGACTTCTACCACGAGATGAAGGACTCCAACGTCCTCGACAAGGTGGCGATGGTCTACGGCCAGATGAACGAGCCGCCGGGCAACCGCCTGCGCGTCGCGCTGACCGGCCTGACGATGGCCGAGTACTTCCGCGACGAGAAGGACGAGAGCGGCAAGGGCAAGGACGTGCTGCTGTTCGTCGACAACATCTACCGCTACACGCTGGCCGGTACCGAAGTGTCGGCGCTGCTGGGCCGCATGCCGTCGGCCGTGGGCTACCAGCCCACGCTCGCCGAGGAAATGGGCGTGCTGCAGGAGCGCATCACCTCGACCAAGTCCGGTTCGATCACCTCGATCCAGGCTGTCTACGTGCCCGCGGACGACCTGACCGACCCGTCACCGGCGACGACGTTCGCCCACCTCGACTCGACGGTGACGCTGAGCCGCAACATCGCCTCGCTGGGCATCTACCCGGCGGTCGATCCGCTGGACTCGACCAGCCGTCAGATGGACCCCAACGTCATCGGCAACGAGCACTACGAGACCGCGCAGCGCGTGCAGTCCACGCTGCAGAAGTACAAGGAGCTCAAGGACATCATCGCGATTCTGGGCATGGACGAGCTGTCGGAAGAAGACAAGCAGGCCGTGTCGCGCGCGCGCAAGATCGAGCGCTTCTTCTCGCAGCCGTTCCACGTCGCCGAAGTGTTCACCGGCTCGCCGGGCAAGTACGTTCCGCTCAAGGAAACGATCCGCGGCTTCAAGGGCATCGTCGACGGCGAATACGACCACCTGCCCGAGCAGGCGTTCTACATGGTCGGCAGCATCGACGAGGCCGTCGAGAAGGCGAAGAAGATCGCCGCCTAA
- a CDS encoding ATP F0F1 synthase subunit C (produces ATP from ADP in the presence of a proton gradient across the membrane; subunit C is part of the membrane proton channel F0), which yields MEIALTSFAQIQASTVLAVGIMIGLAALGAGLGLAIMAGKFLESAARQPELIPVLQVRMFITAGLIDAAFIISVAVGLLFAFASPFVGPIAAQIAG from the coding sequence ATGGAAATCGCACTGACCTCGTTTGCCCAGATCCAGGCTTCGACCGTTCTGGCCGTCGGCATCATGATCGGCCTGGCCGCGCTGGGCGCAGGTCTGGGCCTGGCCATCATGGCCGGCAAGTTCCTCGAGTCGGCCGCGCGTCAGCCCGAGCTGATCCCGGTGCTGCAGGTCCGCATGTTCATCACCGCCGGCCTGATCGACGCCGCGTTCATCATCTCGGTCGCCGTCGGCCTGCTGTTCGCGTTCGCCTCGCCGTTCGTCGGCCCGATCGCCGCCCAGATCGCCGGCTGA
- a CDS encoding UDP-N-acetylglucosamine diphosphorylase/glucosamine-1-phosphate N-acetyltransferase — MTAPLHVVILAAGEGKRMKSSLPKVLQKIAGRPMLWHVVAAARELEPAGIHIVYGHRGDQVQAAFADQADLQWAEQREQLGTGHAVRQAMDAVPDGAQVLVLYGDVPLLRAQTLRGLVAVEGRLAVLAAELENPTGYGRIVRDPEGHVGAIVEHKDADEEQRRISLVNTGILAAEATALKSWLARLSSDNAQGEYYLTDVFAMAADEYSAAQIVMVEDPLEAEGANDPWQLAQLERAWQLRAVRALCQQGARFADPARVDIRGEVIVAPDVEIDVDVVFEGRVELGEGVRIGPFCRLRDVGLAEGTEVRAHCDLDGVRAEGAVTIGPFARLRPGTVLADGVHVGNFVETKNATLGVGSKANHLTYLGDAEVGAGSNIGAGTITCNYDGANKSKTVIGDRAFIGSNAALVAPVRIGHDATTAAGSVITADVPDGKLAVARARQSLIEGWARPVKRPR; from the coding sequence ATGACCGCTCCGCTGCACGTCGTCATCCTCGCCGCAGGCGAGGGCAAGCGCATGAAGTCCTCGCTGCCCAAGGTGCTGCAGAAGATCGCCGGCAGGCCGATGCTCTGGCACGTGGTCGCGGCGGCGCGCGAACTTGAGCCCGCGGGCATCCACATCGTGTACGGTCACCGCGGCGATCAGGTGCAGGCGGCCTTCGCCGATCAGGCCGATCTGCAGTGGGCTGAGCAGCGCGAGCAACTGGGCACCGGGCATGCGGTCCGCCAGGCGATGGACGCGGTGCCCGACGGGGCTCAGGTGCTCGTGCTCTACGGCGACGTGCCGCTGCTGCGCGCGCAGACCCTGCGCGGGTTGGTGGCGGTCGAGGGCCGGCTGGCGGTGCTGGCGGCCGAACTCGAGAATCCGACCGGCTACGGCCGCATCGTGCGCGATCCCGAAGGCCACGTTGGCGCGATCGTCGAGCACAAGGACGCCGATGAAGAGCAGCGCCGGATCAGCCTGGTCAATACCGGCATCCTCGCGGCTGAGGCGACCGCACTCAAGTCCTGGCTCGCGCGACTGTCGTCGGACAATGCGCAGGGCGAGTACTACCTCACCGATGTGTTCGCGATGGCCGCCGACGAGTACAGTGCCGCGCAGATCGTGATGGTCGAAGACCCGCTCGAGGCCGAAGGCGCCAATGATCCCTGGCAGCTGGCCCAGCTCGAGCGCGCGTGGCAGCTGCGTGCGGTGCGGGCGCTGTGCCAGCAAGGCGCCCGGTTTGCCGATCCTGCACGCGTGGATATCCGCGGCGAGGTGATCGTCGCGCCCGATGTCGAGATCGATGTCGACGTGGTGTTCGAGGGCCGCGTCGAACTGGGCGAGGGGGTGCGTATCGGGCCGTTCTGCCGGCTGCGCGACGTTGGCCTGGCCGAAGGCACCGAGGTCCGCGCGCATTGCGACCTGGACGGTGTGCGTGCCGAGGGCGCCGTTACGATCGGTCCATTCGCACGGCTCCGCCCGGGCACCGTGCTCGCCGACGGCGTGCACGTGGGCAACTTCGTCGAGACCAAGAACGCGACCCTTGGCGTCGGCAGCAAGGCCAATCATCTGACCTACCTGGGCGACGCCGAGGTCGGGGCCGGCAGCAACATCGGGGCCGGCACGATCACCTGCAACTACGACGGCGCGAACAAGTCCAAGACCGTCATCGGCGACCGTGCGTTCATTGGCTCCAACGCCGCGCTGGTCGCGCCGGTGCGCATCGGCCATGACGCCACGACCGCCGCCGGCTCGGTGATCACCGCCGATGTACCCGACGGCAAGCTCGCTGTTGCGCGGGCACGGCAAAGCCTGATCGAAGGCTGGGCGCGCCCGGTCAAGCGCCCACGCTGA
- a CDS encoding F0F1 ATP synthase subunit gamma (Produces ATP from ADP in the presence of a proton gradient across the membrane. The gamma chain is a regulatory subunit): protein MAGGREIKTKIKSVQNTRKVTRALEMVSASKIRKAQDRMRSSRPYANAMRQLIGHLAQASSEFQHPYLVEREIKRVGYIVVSSDRGLAGGLNNNLFRKLLGEIRQWQDKGVQVDVVTIGQKATVFFRRLKVDMLASVTHIGDTPEVEQLVGIIKVMLDGYTDGRLDRVFLAYNHFVNTMTQKASFDQLLPLPASETKVVKHDWDYIYEPDAESVLGHVLTRYIESLVYQAVMENVASEHAARMVAMKAASDNATKLIDTLNLVYNKARQAAITQEISEIVGGAAAV from the coding sequence ATGGCTGGTGGACGGGAAATCAAGACCAAGATCAAGAGCGTGCAGAACACCCGCAAGGTGACGCGCGCGCTGGAGATGGTCTCCGCATCGAAGATCCGCAAGGCGCAGGACCGCATGCGGTCCTCGCGCCCGTACGCCAATGCCATGCGACAGCTGATTGGGCATCTGGCACAGGCCAGCTCCGAGTTCCAGCATCCCTACCTGGTCGAGCGCGAGATCAAGCGGGTCGGCTACATCGTCGTCTCTTCGGACCGCGGCCTGGCCGGCGGCCTGAACAACAACCTGTTCCGCAAGCTGCTCGGCGAGATCCGTCAGTGGCAGGACAAGGGGGTGCAGGTCGATGTGGTGACGATCGGCCAGAAGGCGACGGTGTTCTTCCGCCGTCTGAAGGTCGACATGCTCGCCAGCGTGACCCACATCGGTGACACCCCGGAAGTCGAACAACTGGTCGGCATCATCAAGGTGATGCTGGACGGCTACACCGACGGCCGCCTGGATCGGGTGTTCCTGGCCTACAACCATTTCGTCAACACGATGACCCAGAAGGCCAGCTTCGATCAGCTGCTGCCGCTGCCGGCCTCGGAAACGAAGGTCGTCAAGCACGACTGGGATTACATCTACGAGCCGGACGCCGAATCGGTGCTCGGCCACGTCCTTACCCGCTACATCGAATCGCTGGTCTATCAGGCAGTGATGGAGAACGTGGCCTCCGAGCACGCGGCGCGCATGGTGGCGATGAAGGCCGCCAGCGACAACGCGACCAAGCTGATCGACACCCTGAACCTGGTCTACAACAAGGCCCGCCAGGCGGCGATCACGCAGGAAATCTCCGAGATCGTCGGCGGTGCGGCAGCGGTGTAA
- a CDS encoding F0F1 ATP synthase subunit B produces the protein MNIGLTLIAQAIAFAALIWLIATKIWPPLLNAIEERQKKIAEGLAAADNSQRALAQAQATANEELKAARAKANEIIEQAHQRANQIVDAAKAEAVTEGLRQKALFDAELQASATRAREDLRRQVSLLAVTGAERLLKREIDADAHKALLDELAAEI, from the coding sequence ATGAATATCGGTCTGACCCTAATTGCACAGGCGATTGCGTTCGCCGCCCTGATCTGGCTGATCGCGACCAAGATCTGGCCGCCGTTGCTCAATGCCATCGAAGAGCGCCAGAAGAAGATCGCCGAAGGCCTGGCCGCCGCCGACAACAGCCAGCGCGCGCTCGCGCAGGCGCAGGCAACCGCCAACGAGGAACTCAAGGCCGCGCGTGCGAAGGCCAATGAGATCATCGAACAGGCGCACCAGCGCGCCAACCAGATCGTCGATGCCGCCAAGGCCGAAGCCGTGACCGAGGGTCTGCGTCAGAAGGCACTGTTCGACGCCGAGCTCCAGGCATCGGCCACCCGGGCCCGTGAGGATCTGCGTCGCCAGGTATCGCTGCTGGCGGTGACCGGCGCCGAGCGCCTGCTCAAGCGCGAGATCGATGCCGACGCCCACAAGGCGCTGCTCGACGAACTCGCTGCCGAGATCTGA
- a CDS encoding F0F1 ATP synthase subunit epsilon, with protein sequence MSTIRCDIVSAEAEIFHGEATLVVATGELGELGIAPRHAPLITRLKPGKVVVTQPNGEVLDFAIGGGILEVQPQVVTILADTAIRADDIDEAAVKAAKDEAERVLAGRGEAMDVAEAQQKLAEAVVQLQALERLRKTLKH encoded by the coding sequence ATGAGCACCATCCGTTGCGACATCGTCAGTGCAGAGGCCGAGATCTTCCACGGCGAGGCGACCCTGGTCGTCGCGACCGGGGAGCTGGGCGAGCTCGGCATCGCGCCGCGCCACGCGCCGCTGATCACCCGCCTCAAGCCCGGCAAGGTCGTGGTCACCCAGCCCAATGGCGAAGTGCTCGATTTCGCGATCGGCGGCGGCATCCTCGAGGTGCAGCCCCAGGTCGTGACGATCCTGGCCGATACCGCGATCCGCGCCGATGACATCGACGAGGCGGCGGTCAAGGCGGCCAAGGACGAAGCCGAGCGTGTGCTTGCCGGCCGTGGCGAGGCGATGGACGTGGCCGAGGCGCAGCAGAAGCTCGCCGAAGCGGTCGTCCAGCTGCAGGCACTCGAGCGCCTGCGCAAGACGCTCAAGCACTGA
- a CDS encoding F0F1 ATP synthase subunit A (Produces ATP from ADP in the presence of a proton gradient across the membrane. Subunit A is part of the membrane proton channel F0), with protein MAADSELTPTSYIQHHLQNLTVSTGEGGFWTLHLDTLITALLMGGLMVLMFWMATRKATSGVPGKWQAFVEICLEFVDKQARDTYHGTSKLVTPIAITLFFWILLMNLLKMIPADFIAKPLELAGVHYWKPVPTADVNATLGLSISVFFLTVFFALRSKGLGGLTKEFLTAPFGKWMVPFNLILNIVEWLSKPISLAMRLFGNMFGGEIVFLLIWVLGGAGLLGMLGGGVLGLGWMLFHLLVIPLQAFIFMMLSIVYLSLAEDSH; from the coding sequence ATGGCGGCTGATTCGGAACTGACCCCAACCAGCTACATCCAGCATCACCTGCAGAACCTCACGGTCTCGACCGGCGAGGGTGGCTTCTGGACGTTGCACCTGGACACGCTGATCACCGCGCTGCTGATGGGCGGCCTGATGGTGCTGATGTTCTGGATGGCCACGCGCAAGGCCACGTCCGGCGTGCCGGGCAAGTGGCAGGCGTTCGTCGAGATCTGCCTGGAGTTCGTCGACAAGCAGGCGCGCGACACGTATCACGGCACCAGCAAGCTGGTGACGCCGATCGCGATCACGCTGTTCTTCTGGATCCTGCTGATGAATCTGCTGAAGATGATTCCGGCAGACTTCATCGCCAAGCCCCTCGAACTGGCTGGCGTGCACTACTGGAAGCCGGTACCGACCGCCGACGTCAATGCGACGCTGGGCCTGTCGATCAGCGTGTTCTTCCTGACGGTCTTCTTCGCGCTGCGGTCCAAGGGCCTGGGCGGGCTGACCAAGGAGTTCCTGACTGCGCCGTTCGGCAAGTGGATGGTGCCGTTCAACCTGATCCTCAACATCGTCGAGTGGCTGAGCAAGCCGATCTCGCTGGCGATGCGACTGTTCGGCAACATGTTCGGCGGCGAGATCGTGTTCCTGCTGATCTGGGTGCTGGGCGGCGCTGGCCTGCTGGGCATGCTCGGTGGCGGCGTGCTGGGCCTGGGCTGGATGCTGTTCCACCTGCTGGTCATCCCGCTGCAGGCCTTCATCTTCATGATGCTGTCGATCGTCTACCTCAGCCTCGCCGAGGACAGCCACTGA